In Gossypium arboreum isolate Shixiya-1 chromosome 5, ASM2569848v2, whole genome shotgun sequence, a single genomic region encodes these proteins:
- the LOC108450300 gene encoding metal transporter Nramp6, with amino-acid sequence MMGSNSGQPQFIASTGNRSFSNAPLIQNADTNQIVVPDRKSWKNFFAYMGPGFLVSIAYIDPGNFETDLQAGAQYKYGLLWIILVASCAALVIQSLAANLGVVTGKHLAEHCRTEYPRGPNFVLWVLAEIAIVACDIPEVIGTAFALNMLFNIPVWIGVLLTGLSTLVLLALQQYGVRKLEFLIAFLVLTIAGCFFAEMNYAKPVASEVLDGLFVPQLKGNGATGLAISLLGAMVMPHNLFLHSALVLSRKIPRSVRGIKEACRFYMIESGFALMVAFLINISVISVSGAVCNSSNLNQEDQDSCEDLDLNKASFLLRNVLGSWSSKLFAVALLASGQSSTITGTYAGQYVMQGFLDLRLTPWIRNMLTRCLAIVPSLIVAIIGGSAGAGKLIIIASMILSFELPFALIPLLKFTSSKTKMGAYVNSIAVSAITWIIGSLIMGINIYYLMTNFIHLLLHNHWELVAVVFLGIFGFSGVAIYLAAIAYLVFRPNKEATHLLALTSENQHMVDDAGNTSMYCLPREDIVSMQLPQRRQTEDI; translated from the exons ATGATGGGATCTAATTCCGGGCAGCCGCAGTTCATAGCTAGCACCGGCAACCGGAGTTTCTCAAATGCCCCGCTGATTCAGAATGCAGATACTAATCAAATTGTGGTGCCTGAC CGGAAAAGCTGGAAAAACTTTTTTGCGTACATGGGTCCTGGATTCCTTGTTTCAATTGCATATATCGATCCTGGAAATT TTGAAACTGATCTTCAAGCCGGAGCGCAGTACAAATATGGG TTACTTTGGATCATATTAGTGGCTTCATGTGCTGCTCTTGTTATTCAGTCCCTGGCTGCCAATTTGGGTGTTGTCACAG GGAAGCATTTAGCAGAGCACTGTAGAACTGAATATCCTAGAGGCCCAAACTTCGTGTTATGGGTTCTTGCTGAAATCGCTATTGTTGCATGTGATATTCCTGAAG TGATTGGCACAGCCTTTGCGTTAAACATGCTCTTCAACATCCCAGTTTGGATTGGTGTCCTATTGACGGGGCTCAGTACATTGGTTCTTCTAGCATTGCAGCAATATGGG gttAGGAAACTTGAGTTTTTAATCGCTTTTCTTGTACTTACAATTGCTGGGTGCTTTTTTGCGGAGATGAACTATGCGAAGCCTGTGGCTAGTGAAGTTCTTGATGGGCTTTTTGTTCCTCAACTCAAAGGAAATGGTGCCACCGGTCTAGCAATTTCACTCCTTGGGGCTATGGTTATGCC GCACAACCTCTTTCTCCACTCTGCACTGGTGCTTTCCAGGAAAATCCCTCGATCCGTCCGGGGCATTAAG GAGGCTTGCAGATTTTATATGATAGAAAGTGGCTTCGCTTTAATGGTGGCATTTCTCATTAACATATCAGTTATCTCTGTAAGTGGTGCAGTTTGCAATTCATCAAATTTGAATCAAGAAGATCAGGATAGTTGTGAAGATTTAGACCTGAACAAGGCCTCATTCTTACTAAGA AATGTCTTAGGCAGTTGGAGTTCAAAACTTTTTGCAGTTGCTTTGCTGGCATCAGGTCAGAGTTCTACTATAACGGGAACATATGCTGGCCAATATGTAATGCAG GGCTTTCTTGATTTACGACTAACACCATGGATCCGGAACATGCTTACTCGGTGCTTGGCAATTGTCCCTAGTTTAATTGTTGCCATCATTGGTGGCTCTGCTGGGGCTGGAAAGCTAATTATCATTGCTTCA ATGATATTATCCTTTGAGCTACCTTTCGCACTCATTCCGCTTCTCAAGTTCACCAGCAGTAAGACGAAAATGGGAGCATATGTCAACTCAATTGCG GTTTCAGCTATCACGTGGATCATCGGATCCCTGATCATGGGCATAAACATATACTATCTTATGACGAACTTCATCCACTTGCTTCTTCACAATCACTGGGAGCTTGTGGCAGTTGTGTTTCTGGGAATATTTGGATTTTCAGGGGTGGCGATCTATTTGGCTGCAATAGCATACCTGGTATTCCGGCCTAACAAAGAAGCAACGCACCTTCTGGCATTAACATCCGAAAATCAACATATGGTTGACGATGCGGGCAACACATCAATGTACTGTCTCCCTCGAGAAGATATAGTAAGCATGCAGTTACCTCAGAGACGGCAGACAGAGGACATTTGA
- the LOC108451907 gene encoding CBL-interacting serine/threonine-protein kinase 25-like: MEQQGVNRTISLKKNGSRKIIFGKLEMGRVLGQGNFAKVYYGKNISTQESVAIKVINKDQIKKEGLMEQIKREIAIMRLVRHPNVVELKEVMATKKRIFFVMEYVKGGELFAKVVKGRLKEDSARKYFHQLVSSVDFCHSRGVYHRDLKPENLLLDENDNLKVSDFGLSALPEQLRNDGLLHTQCGTPSYVAPEVLRKNGYDGAKADIWSCGVVLFVLLTGFLPFQAENVMHMYRKIFKAEYEFPPWISNDARRLISKLLVADPDKRITVPGIFGNPWFRKGFSKTMSSLVEHENGDKNGIESNRELEMVTTKSSPPPFYNAFELISSMSSGFDLSNLFEDERKPASLFTSKCSASVTLARVVSTAKKLKFRVLATKEFKVRMQGKVEGRKGKLAVTAEVFELAPEVAVVELSKSAGDTLEYNKFYEEELRPALADIVWSWQGENNCQ; this comes from the coding sequence ATGGAACAGCAAGGTGTGAATCGGACTATCAGCTTGAAGAAGAATGGATCGAGGAAAATCATCTTTGGGAAGTTGGAGATGGGGAGGGTATTAGGGCAAGGCAACTTTGCCAAGGTCTATTACGGGAAAAACATTTCCACCCAAGAAAGTGTAGCCATCAAAGTTATCAACAAAGACCAAATCAAGAAAGAAGGTTTGATGGAGCAAATAAAGCGAGAAATCGCAATCATGAGGCTGGTTCGTCACCCCAATGTTGTGGAGCTCAAAGAAGTTATGGCTACCAAAAAAAGAATCTTTTTCGTAATGGAATACGTTAAAGGTGGTGAATTGTTCGCTAAGGTAGTTAAGGGAAGGTTAAAGGAAGATTCAGCCAGGAAATACTTTCACCAACTAGTCAGCTCAGTCGACTTTTGTCACAGTCGAGGCGTCTACCATCGTGATCTGAAGCCTGAGAATCTGCTACTGGACGAGAATGACAACTTGAAAGTCTCTGATTTTGGACTCTCCGCTTTGCCTGAACAGCTAAGAAACGATGGGTTGCTTCACACACAATGTGGGACTCCGTCTTATGTTGCCCCTGAGGTTTTGAGGAAGAACGGGTATGACGGAGCCAAAGCTGACATTTGGTCTTGTGGGGTTGTTTTGTTTGTTCTCCTGACAGGGTTTTTGCCTTTCCAAGCCGAAAATGTTATGCACATGTATAGGAAAATTTTCAAGGCAGAATATGAGTTTCCCCCCTGGATTTCAAACGACGCACGGAGATTAATTTCTAAGCTTCTTGTTGCTGACCCTGATAAGAGGATTACTGTTCCGGGGATCTTCGGCAATCCCTGGTTCCGGAAGGGATTTTCGAAGACTATGTCATCATTGGTTGAACATGAAAACGGCGACAAGAATGGGATTGAGAGCAATAGAGAGCTGGAAATGGTAACCACGAAGTCATCCCCGCCACCATTTTACAACGCGTTTGAATTGATTTCATCGATGTCATCAGGGTTTGACTTGTCGAATCTGTTCGAAGATGAGAGAAAGCCAGCTTCTTTATTCACTTCCAAGTGTTCGGCTTCGGTAACCCTGGCGAGGGTTGTATCCACGGCGAAGAAGTTGAAGTTTAGGGTGTTAGCTACGAAAGAATTCAAGGTTAGGATGCAAGGCAAAGTGGAAGGAAGGAAAGGGAAATTAGCGGTAACAGCGGAGGTTTTCGAGCTGGCGCCGGAGGTAGCAGTGGTGGAGTTGTCAAAGTCCGCGGGTGACACTCTTGAGTACAACAAGTTTTACGAGGAAGAATTAAGGCCAGCCCTTGCAGACATAGTTTGGAGTTGGCAAGGTGAAAATAATTGTCAGTAA